A window of the Plasmodium falciparum 3D7 genome assembly, chromosome: 3 genome harbors these coding sequences:
- a CDS encoding erythrocyte membrane protein 1, PfEMP1: MVRTLDPEEELRGIEDTTAKHIFDRIGKIVHEKAKKNAEQYRSQLKGSLLKATFEKAPAGQQTPGNTCELKYQWHTNVTKGGNKEYPCRNGTEKRFSEVSGGECDDSKIKGSNGGACAPFRRLNLCVRNLENINNYGKINNDTLLADVCLAALHEGDSIRGDHDKYKETNDSSQLCTMLARSFADIGDIIRGKDLYRGNNGKDKLEENLKTIFGKIHEGLKNGKTNGIEERYGNDPDFFQLREDWWTANRETVWKAIRCSAPRDADYFIKTVCSGGKTPTQGKCRCIDFSVPTYFDYVPQYLRWFEEWAEDFCRLRKHKLQNAKNKCREKHKDGKKLYCDLNGFDCTQTARGKNKYKYEHDCIECYSSCDHFVHWIDNQKKEFEKQKNKYDKEIKKAYGKNGTTTKETSNGPINNLYVGDFYSKLQQTYGSVDKFLKKLNDEAICKKHPEVEEKTDVNFNENLDDIFSHTKYCQACPLCGLENDSPPWKPKPEKECRDQQIRNFDDNESNEIKLLVKDKGGQTMVEKLGGLCGNGAKKNNIQEKTWKCYYDKNKENSIGGGDKDYCVLKNDKKNRTQLEIVSFNSLFWRWVTEMLKDSIDWRKEYKNCINNGDKSTCKNVCKKPCDCFQKWGVRKTKEWQQVKAHYEKEDFGKGLTPYKTLEWVLDLSYFPIIKEAHPKEKPVQKMEEIIKKNQENISRVTKQNNSITKFLQQELQEANNCLQKRKQDCKPPQQSAEEGVAKTGQPRAEDEEDSPRPDAGAGEVDDEDDDADNDDEITPRDLNIEVDDLDSKDPEDQVEEEKAKDNTDETVETAKETKEDTDRKGEEKQPKEEVDNVKPCEIVKTLFTNGDNTALNEACKQKYQYGKEKFPNWKCVPTTRGSGEPTGSSGSICVPPRRRRLYVTPLTRLAGGGNTAASQGSGEAAQPVTVTQPQASGGNTQVAVSPGGAASSTSTTESSQLLRQAFIESAAVETFFLWHKYKVDKEKEDKEKNGRNMVVYTSPVPNDLYEKLKKGEIPDDFLRQMFYTLADYKDILFSGDKDNKNGYNDILSGDKELHEREKEIKGAIEKHFSNSVKTPSTSGNDAKTWWKENAPHIWEGMICALTYKETSGSGGEKQIEKDSDVYNKFFGSTAATQKGTYESKYKYTDVKLEENSGTGGPRGPNESPNSKPPSSTSENKPTTLDSFIKRPPYFRYLEEWGETFCRERAKRLAQIKVDCRGDENTNRSNDGDGFDCEKKVTNKDVFLEDFNGSSCATCCSSYRKWIERKKIEFEEQENAYEEQQKKNCVNGNNKGGVNGVCGKLEENAAGFLQKLGSCKKDSGEDNGNGNEEDKLNFRQPNVTFRPAENCKPCSLIEIKCKNGVCNGDPTKGECNGETVTAEEIEKMNDLNGNIDMLVSDNGKNEIPEDLKSSCKDANIFKGIREDVWKCGKFRDVDVCVLKNFNKHIHDKKNVLIRTLFKRWLEYFFEDYNRIQKKLKPCIENGKGKEQKCFKGCKENCDCVKKWVEEKEKEWPKIRKRYLEQYKNAGGSDDYKVKSFLEDPQFYNEVNKAVKPCDDLNAFERSIHCNGPNSSQKKDVERRDVVVCLLDKLEKEAKKCEQKHQNSGNPQQPCEGSTPPDDEEEELLEEDEQNTVGKEKVGNKAPAICGDVEEQKEKEEGDCDKAVTPDSDTGGNGEKEDSRSEEEEEVSGSGDQGSPPAPPPPESPQEKAPAPAPEELPPGPERPPKPAAPTSTPEVPAQPLPSDNTSDILKTTIPFGIALALTSIALLFLKKKTKSTIDLLRVINIPKSDYGMPTKLSPNRYIPYTSGKYRGKRYIYLEGDSGTDSGYTDHYSDITSSSESEYEEMDINDIYVPGSPKYKTLIEVVLEPSGNNTTASGKNTPSDTQNDIQNDGIPSDTPNTPSDIPKTPSDTPPPITDDEWNTLKDEFISQYLQSEQPNDVPNDYKSGNSSTNTNITTTSRHNVEEKPFIMSIHDRDLYTGEEYNYDMSNNSGIYPSSSNRDSLSGTKVPYSGIDLINDSLNSGNQPIDIYDEILKRKENELFGTNHVKQTSIHSVAKLTNSDPIHNQLELFHKWLDRHRDMCEKLKNDNERLAKLKEEWENETHSGNIHTSDSNKTLNTDVSIQIDMDDGKPKKEFTNMDTILEDLDKYNEPYYDVQDDIYYDVNDHDVSTVDSNAMDIPSKVQIEMDVNTKLVKEKYPIADVWDI, translated from the exons ATGGTTAGGACATTAGATCCTGAGGAGGAGTTAAGGGGTATTGAGGATACAACTGctaaacatatatttgataGGATAGGGAAAATAGTGCACgaaaaagcaaaaaaaaatgcaGAACAATATAGAAGTCAATTGAAAGGAAGTTTATTAAAAGCAACATTTGAGAAAGCTCCAGCGGGCCAACAAACACCAGGAAATACATGTGAACTTAAATATCAATGGCATACTAATGTTACCAAGGGTGGAAATAAAGAGTATCCTTGTAGAAATGGAACAGAAAAGCGTTTTTCTGAAGTAAGTGGTGGTGAATGTGATGATAGTAAAATAAAAGGTAGTAATGGTGGAGCCTGCGCTCCGTTTCGACGATTAAATTTATGCGTTAGAAATTTGGAAAATATCAATAATTATggtaaaattaataatgacACATTATTAGCCGATGTGTGTCTTGCAGCCCTACATGAAGGGGACTCAATAAGAGGTGAtcatgataaatataaagaaactAATGATAGTTCTCAATTATGTACTATGTTGGCACGAAGTTTTGCAGATATAGGAGACATTATACGAGGAAAAGATCTGTATCGTGGTAATAATGGAAAGGATAAATTAGAAGAGAATTTGAAAACAATTTTCGGGAAAATACATGAAGGATTGAAGAATGGGAAGACGAATGGCATAGAAGAACGCTACGGAAATGATCCAGATTTTTTTCAATTAAGAGAAGATTGGTGGACTGCTAATCGAGAAACAGTATGGAAAGCTATAAGGTGTAGTGCGCCAAGGGATGctgattattttataaaaacagtGTGTTCTGGAGGAAAAACTCCGACTCAAGGTAAATGCCGATGTATCGATTTTAGTGTTCCCACATATTTTGACTACGTGCCGCAGTATCTTCGGTGGTTCGAGGAATGGGCCGAAGACTTTTGTAGATTAAGGAAACATAAATTACAAAATGCTAAAAACAAATGTCGTGAAAAACATAAAGATGGTAAGAAACTATATTGTGATCTTAATGGATTTGATTGTACGCAAACAGCTAGAGGAAAAAACAAGTACAAGTATGAACACGATTGTATTGAATGTTACTCTTCATGTGATCATTTTGTGCACTGGATAGAtaaccaaaaaaaagaattcgaaaaacaaaaaaacaaatatgataaagaaataaaaaaagcaTATGGAAAAAACGGAACAACAACAAAAGAAACGTCAAATGGTCCtattaataatttgtatGTAGGTGATTTTTATAGTAAACTGCAACAAACCTATGGAAGTGTCgacaaatttttaaaaaaattaaatgatgaaGCAATATGCAAAAAACACCCTGAAGTGGAAGAAAAAACTGATGTtaattttaatgaaaatCTTGATGACATATTTTCTCATACAAAATATTGTCAAGCATGTCCTTTGTGTGGATTGGAAAATGATAGTCCACCATGGAAACCGAAGCCTGAAAAGGAATGTAGAGATCAACAAATCAGAAACtttgatgataatgaaaGTAATGAAATTAAGTTACTTGTGAAGGATAAAGGAGGACAAACTATGGTGGAGAAACTAGGAGGTTTGTGTGGTAATGGTgctaagaaaaataatattcaagAGAAAACATGGAAAtgttattatgataaaaataaggaGAACAGTATTGGTGGTGGTGATAAGGATTATTGTGTACTAaaaaatgacaaaaaaaatagaacacAACTGGAAATTGTGTCATTTAACTCACTTTTTTGGCGTTGGGTTACTGAAATGTTAAAAGATTCGATAGATTGGAggaaagaatataaaaattgcaTAAACAATGGTGATAAATCCACATGTAAAAATGTATGTAAAAAGCCTTGTGATTGTTTTCAAAAATGGGGTGTACGAAAAACGAAAGAATGGCAACAAGTGAAAGCCCACTATGAGAAAGAAGATTTTGGTAAAGGTCTTACTCCTTATAAAACTCTTGAATGGGTTTTGGATTTATCATATTTCCCAATTATTAAAGAAGCTCATCCAAAAGAAAAGCCCGTACAAAAAATGgaagaaataattaaaaaaaatcaagaaaatatatcaagggttacaaaacaaaataattcgATAACCAAGTTCTTACAGCAGGAATTGCAAGAAGCCAATAACTGCCTACAAAAACGCAAACAAGACTGCAAACCACCACAGCAATCCGCCGAAGAAGGCGTTGCAAAAACTGGACAGCCACGTGCTGAGGACGAGGAAGACAGCCCACGACCTGATGCTGGTGCCGGCGAAGTCGACGACGAAGACGATGACGCCGACAACGACGACGAAATCACCCCTCGCGATCTCAATATCGAAGTCGACGACCTCGATTCGAAAGACCCGGAAGACCAGGTGGAAGAGGAAAAGGCAAAGGACAACACGGATGAGACAGTGGAAACGGCAAAGGAGACCAAAGAAGACACGGACAGGAAGGGGGAGGAGAAGCAACCAAAAGAGGAAGTGGACAACGTGAAGCCATGTGAAATAGTAAAAACACTATTTACTAATGGCGACAACACTGCTCTCAATGAAGCATGTAAACAAAAGTACCAATATGGTAAGGAAAAATTCCCCAATTGGAAATGTGTACCAACCACACGTGGTAGTGGTGAACCCACTGGTAGTAGTGGTAGTATTTGTGTGCCACCCAGGAGGCGACGATTATATGTCACACCACTAACGAGATTGGCAGGTGGTGGTAACACGGCGGCGTCACAAGGTAGTGGTGAGGCAGCACAACCAGTTACTGTGACACAACCACAGGCGAGTGGTGGTAACACACAGGTGGCAGTGTCACCAGGTGGCGCCGCGTCGTCGACCTCGACGACAGAGTCGTCTCAGCTCCTCCGCCAGGCGTTTATTGAGTCTGCAGCAGTTGAAACTTTCTTTTTATGGCACAAGTATAAAGtggataaagaaaaagaggataaagaaaaaaacggACGAAATATGGTAGTATATACATCACCCGTCCCAAATGATCtgtatgaaaaattaaaaaaaggtGAAATACCTGATGATTTCTTGCGTCAGATGTTTTATACATTAGCAGACTacaaagatatattatttagtgGTGATAAAGACAATAAGAATGGTTACAACGACATACTTAGTGGTGATAAAGAATTGCATGAAAgagaaaaggaaataaaaggTGCTATAGAAAAGCATTTTTCAAATAGTGTCAAAACCCCTTCAACTAGTGGCAATGACGCTAAAACCTGGTGGAAAGAAAACGCACCACATATTTGGGAAGGGATGATATGTGCCTTAACCTATAAAGAGACAAGTGGTAGTGGTGGCGAAAAACAAATAGAAAAGGATAGTGATGTGTACAACAAATTTTTTGGCAGCACAGCCGCAACCCAAAAAGGCACATACGAAAGCAAATACAAATACACCGATGTAAAACTCGAGGAAAATAGTGGTACTGGCGGCCCCAGAGGCCCCAACGAATCCCCCAACTCCAAACCCCCCTCATCCACTAGTGAAAACAAACCCACCACCCTTGACTCCTTCATCAAACGCCCCCCTTATTTCCGTTACCTTGAAGAATGGGGTGAAACATTTTGTAGAGAGAGGGCAAAACGACTGGCACAAATTAAAGTGGATTGTCGTGGTGATGAAAATACCAATAGATCTAATGATGGGGACGGTTTTGACTGTGAAAAAAAAGTTACAAATAAGGATGTATTTTTGGAGGATTTCAATGGTTCTAGTTGTGCCACGTGTTGTAGTTCTTATAGAAAATGgatagaaagaaaaaaaatcgAATTTGAGGAACAAGAAAATGCATATGaagaacaacaaaaaaaaaactgcGTAAATGGAAATAATAAGGGTGGTGTTAATGGAGTTTGTGGAAAACTAGAAGAGAACGCTGCAGGATTTTTACAAAAGTTAGGATCATGTAAAAAAGATAGTGGAGAGGATAATGGAAATGGGAATGAAGAggataaattaaattttagaCAACCAAATGTAACATTTAGACCTGCAGAAAATTGTAAACCATGTTCTTTAATAGaaattaaatgtaaaaatggAGTTTGTAATGGCGATCCTACAAAAGGGGAATGCAATGGAGAAACGGTTACTGCAGaagaaattgaaaaaatgaaCGATCTTAATGGAAATATTGATATGCTTGTCAGTGATAACGGTAAAAATGAGATTCCAGAAGATTTAAAAAGTTCGTGTAAAGAtgcaaatatttttaaaggtATTAGAGAAGATGTATGGAAATGTGGTAAATTTCGTGATGTAGATGTATGTGttttgaaaaattttaataagcATAtacatgataaaaaaaatgtattaattaGAACGTTGTTTAAACGGTGgttagaatatttttttgaggATTATAAtagaattcaaaaaaaattaaagccATGTATAGAAAAtggaaaaggaaaagaacAGAAATGTTTTAAAGGATGTAAAGAAAATTGTGATTGTGTGAAAAAATGGGTAGAAGAGAAAGAGAAAGAATGGCCAAAAATAAGAAAGCGTTACCTTGAGCAATATAAAAATGCAGGTGGATCAGATGATTACAAAGTGAAAAGTTTTTTGGAGGACCCACAGTTTTATAATGAAGTTAACAAAGCTGTAAAACCTTGTGATGATTTAAATGCGTTCGAGAGGTCAATTCATTGTAATGGCCCTAATAGctcacaaaaaaaagatgttGAAAGAAGAGATGTGGTTGTATGTTTGCTGGATAAACTTGAAAAAGAAGCAAAAAAGTGTGAACAGAAACACCAAAATAGTGGCAACCCACAACAACCGTGTGAAGGATCCACCCCCCCTGATGATGAGGAAGAGGAACTCCTTGAAGAAGATGAACAAAACACAGtgggaaaagaaaaagtggGAAATAAAGCGCCAGCAATTTGTGGAGATGTTGAAGAACAAAAAGAGAAAGAAGAAGGCGATTGTGATAAAGCAGTTACTCCTGATAGTGATACAGGAGGTAATGGTGAAAAGGAAGATAGTCGATCCgaggaagaagaagaagttAGTGGTAGTGGAGACCAAGGTAGTCCCCCAGCTCCACCTCCACCTGAATCCCCACAGGAAAAAGCCCCTGCACCAGCACCAGAGGAACTTCCACCTGGACCAGAACGCCCACCCAAACCTGCGGCGCCTACATCAACACCAGAAGTCCCGGCACAACCACTCCCAAGTGATAATACCAgcgatatattaaaaactaCTATCCCGTTTGGTATTGCATTGGCCTTGACTTCGATTGCGCTTTTATTTTTGAAG aaaaaaaccAAATCTACTATTGATCTTTTGCGTGTCATTAATATCCCCAAAAGTGATTATGGTATGCCGACAAAACTTTCACCCAATAGATATATACCTTATACTAGTGGTAAATACAGAGGCAAACGGTACATTTACCTTGAAGGAGATAGTGGAACAGATAGTGGTTACACCGATCATTATAGTGATATTACTTCATCTTCCGAAAGTGAGTATGAAGAGATggatataaatgatatatatgttccTGGTAGTCCTAAATATAAAACGTTGATAGAAGTGGTACTAGAACCTAGTGGTAACAACACAACAGCTAGTGGTAAAAACACACCTAGTGATACACAAaatgatatacaaaatgatgGTATACCTAGCGATACACCAAATACACCTAGTGATATACCAAAAACACCTAGTGATACACCACCACCCATTACTGATGATGAATGGAATACATTGAAAGATGAATTTATATCACAATATCTACAAAGTGAACAACCAAATGATGTAccaaatgattataaaagtGGAAATAGTTCAACAAATACCAATATTACTACCACGTCACGTCATAATGTGGAAGAAAAACCTTTTATTATGTCTATTCATGATAGGGATTTATATACTGGAGAAGAATACAATTACGATATGAGTAATAATAGTGGTATATATCCAAGTAGTAGTAACCGTGATTCATTAAGTGGTACAAAAGTTCCATATAGTGGTATAGATTTAATTAATGATTCATTAAATAGTGGTAATCAAcctattgatatatatgatgaaatattgaaaagaaaagaaaatgaattatttggTACAAATCATGTGAAACAAACAAGTATACATAGTGTTGCCAAACTAACAAATAGTGACCCCATCCACAACCAACTGGAACTATTCCATAAATGGTTAGATAGACATAGAGATATGTGCGAGAAGTtgaaaaatgataatgagCGGTTAGccaaattaaaagaagagtGGGAAAATGAGACACATAGTGGTAACATTCACACTAGTGATAGTAACAAAACGTTAAATACTGATGTTTCTATACAGATAGATATGGATGATGGAAAACCAAAGAAGGAATTTACTAATATGGATACTATCTTGGAAGATctggataaatataatgaacctTATTATGATGTGCAAgatgatatttattatgatgtAAATGATCATGATGTATCAACTGTGGATAGTAATGCTATGGATATACCTAGCAAAGTACAAATTGAAATGGATGTAAATACCAAATTGGTGAAAGAGAAATATCCTATAGCAGATGTAtgggatatataa
- a CDS encoding rifin produces the protein MKIHYINILLFELPLNILIYNQRNHYITRTPKATTRTLCECELYAPSNYDSDPEMKRVMQQFVDRTTQRFHEYDERMKTTRQKCKEQCDKEIQKIILKDKLEKQMAQQLTTLDPNITTEDIPTCICEKSLADKTEKFCLNCGKTMGGVAPGWGLVSGLGYVGWTNYVTQTALQKGIEAGVKAGIEELKGFPGLRKLIKVSQIQSFINPANYAEETTYFNFIKQVENTKCVVKEHTFCYSTYISKENALSQRASEIAKNAADMAKLAEREVLDKAAPVTSGLNTAIIASIVAILVIVLVMIIIYLFLRYRKNKKMKKKLQYIKLLEE, from the exons atgaaaatccattatattaatatattattgtttgagcttccattaaatatattg atatataatcaAAGGAACCATTACATCACACGTACACCAAAAGCAACCACTAGGACATTATGCGAATGTGAATTGTATGCACCATCAAACTATGATAGTGATCCCGAAATGAAAAGGGTAATGCAACAATTTGTGGATCGTACAACACAACGATTTCACGAATATGACGAACGTATGAAAACTACACGCCAAAAATGTAAAGAACAATGCGAtaaagaaatacaaaaaattattttaaaagataaattagaaaaaCAAATGGCACAACAGTTAACCACATTAGACCCGAATATAACCACTGAAGATATTCCCACATGTATTTGCGAAAAATCTTTAGCAGATAAAACAGAAAAGTTTTGTCTTAATTGTGGAAAAACTATGGGAGGGGTTGCCCCCGGTTGGGGTCTGGTCAGCGGTTTAGGTTATGTAGGATGGACAAATTATGTTACACAAACGGCTCTGCAAAAGGGTATTGAAGCAGGTGTTAAAGCAGGGATTGAAGAATTAAAAGGTTTTCCTGGCTTACGTAAATTAATTAAGGTTTCACAAATACAAAGTTTCATTAATCCTGCAAATTATGCTGAAGAAACGAcgtattttaattttattaagcAAGTAGAAAATACAAAGTGTGTTGTTAAAGAACACACATTTTGCTATTCCACATATATTTCGAAAGAAAATGCATTATCCCAGCGAGCATCAGAAATAGCAAAAAATGCTGCAGATATGGCTAAACTTGCTGAAAGAGAAGTATTGGACAAAGCAGCACCTGTTACTAGTGGTTTAAATACTGCTATTATTGCTTCTATTGTTGCAATACTAGTTATAGTTTTagttatgataattatttatttatttttacgttatcgtaaaaataaaaaaatgaagaaaaaactcCAATATATCAAATTATTAGAAGAATAG